In Sparus aurata chromosome 3, fSpaAur1.1, whole genome shotgun sequence, the following are encoded in one genomic region:
- the dtnbp1b gene encoding dystrobrevin binding protein 1b isoform X2: MMIAGTDATSNLACTNSVELDAEHAQRVPGAEQGGLPTPQVKLKERQKFFEEAFQQDMEQYLSTGYLQIAERREPIGSMSSMEVNVDMLEQMDLMDMSDHEALDVFLHSGGEDNSAASPVTGPDVESFTTEISLQVPTQAELRHKLSSLSSTCTDSASQDTEAGEEDYEDEDEETEQGGGGGGGGVGGTGGGGRRRRPPVVVTLDEEEVHPDTALVDREDQTSKDCDESRPKV; this comes from the exons TGGAGCTGGACGCGGAGCATGCACAGAGGGTCCCTGGGGCAGAGCAGGGAGGACTCCCGACCCCTCAGGTCAAGCTGAAAGAGCGGCAGAAGTTCTTTGAGGAAGCCTTTCAACAGGACATGGAGCAGTACCTGTCCACTGGCTACCTGCAGATCgctgagaggagag AGCCAATAGGAAGCATGTCGTCCATGGAGGTGAACGTGGACATGCTGGAGCAGATGGATCTGATGGACATGTCTGACCATGAAGCCCTGGATGTGTTTCTGCACTCTGGGGGAGAGGACAACAGTGCTGCTTCGCCTGTGACGG GTCCAGATGTTGAGTCCTTCACTACAGAGATCAGTCTCCAGGTTCCCACCCAGGCTGAGCTACGCCACAAGCTGTCTTCCCTTTCATCCACCTGCACCGACTCAGCCAGCCAGGACACAGAGGCCGGGGAGGAGGACTACGAGGACGAGGATGAGGAGACAgagcaaggaggaggaggaggaggaggaggtgtcgGAGGAACAGGCGGagggggaaggaggagaagacCCCCTGTTGTGGTGACCCTGGACGAAGAGGAGGTGCATCCCGATACGGCGTTGGTGGACCGAGAGGACCAGACCAGTAAAGACTGTGATGAGAGCAGGCCGAAGGTTTGA
- the dtnbp1b gene encoding dystrobrevin binding protein 1b isoform X3, translated as MSTSPGATDGSQRNSLELDAEHAQRVPGAEQGGLPTPQVKLKERQKFFEEAFQQDMEQYLSTGYLQIAERREPIGSMSSMEVNVDMLEQMDLMDMSDHEALDVFLHSGGEDNSAASPVTGPDVESFTTEISLQVPTQAELRHKLSSLSSTCTDSASQDTEAGEEDYEDEDEETEQGGGGGGGGVGGTGGGGRRRRPPVVVTLDEEEVHPDTALVDREDQTSKDCDESRPKV; from the exons TGGAGCTGGACGCGGAGCATGCACAGAGGGTCCCTGGGGCAGAGCAGGGAGGACTCCCGACCCCTCAGGTCAAGCTGAAAGAGCGGCAGAAGTTCTTTGAGGAAGCCTTTCAACAGGACATGGAGCAGTACCTGTCCACTGGCTACCTGCAGATCgctgagaggagag AGCCAATAGGAAGCATGTCGTCCATGGAGGTGAACGTGGACATGCTGGAGCAGATGGATCTGATGGACATGTCTGACCATGAAGCCCTGGATGTGTTTCTGCACTCTGGGGGAGAGGACAACAGTGCTGCTTCGCCTGTGACGG GTCCAGATGTTGAGTCCTTCACTACAGAGATCAGTCTCCAGGTTCCCACCCAGGCTGAGCTACGCCACAAGCTGTCTTCCCTTTCATCCACCTGCACCGACTCAGCCAGCCAGGACACAGAGGCCGGGGAGGAGGACTACGAGGACGAGGATGAGGAGACAgagcaaggaggaggaggaggaggaggaggtgtcgGAGGAACAGGCGGagggggaaggaggagaagacCCCCTGTTGTGGTGACCCTGGACGAAGAGGAGGTGCATCCCGATACGGCGTTGGTGGACCGAGAGGACCAGACCAGTAAAGACTGTGATGAGAGCAGGCCGAAGGTTTGA